A region of the Gemmobacter fulvus genome:
CGAGCCGGATGCCCACGCCCATCATCACGCCGCTGAGAAAATCATTCACCCGCAGCGCCAGCGCCACCATATCATCCAGATCCTGCTGGTTGGCCCAGCCAAAGGCGATGATATGCTCTTCCGCGACCAGCGGATTGCCCAGCTTGTCGTCCTTGTAATAATATTCGACGATCGGGCGCGGCAGCGGCGTGCCTTCGGGGATGCCCAGCCGTTCGGTGATGCCGCCGGCGGCAAAGTTGCGCACGACAACCTCGACCGGGATGATTTCGGCCATGCGCACCAGCTGTTCGCGCATGTTGATGCGGCGGATGAAATGCGTCGGCACCCCGATGGCATTCAGCCCGGCCATGAAGAATTCGGACAGGCGGTTGTTCAGCACCCCCTTGCCTTCCACCGCAGCCTGCGGCGGCGTGACAGAGGTGGAGCCGTCGTCTTTGAAATACTGGATCAGCGTGCCTGGCTCCGGCCCTTCGTACAGGATCTTCGCCTTGCCTTCGTAGACCTTCTTGCGACGTGCCATGAACTTTCCCGAATCACGATGAGGACGGGAAGCCTGCGGCATCCGTCCTGTTAGCGCGGCTATAGTCCAAGCCCGGCCCTGCTGCAAGGTCGGCCCCTTGCCGCGCTTTCCCGCGCGCATGCTGCCGAAACCCTTGCAGGGCGGAACGCGGGCGGGCATATGGAGGGAAACCGGAACCAGCTTTGGGGGCCTTGCCATGACCAGCTTCGACGACCGCGAAAAAGCGTTTGAATCCAAATTCGCGCATGATGCCGAGATGCAGTTCCGGGCCGAAGCCCGCCGCAACAAACTGGCAGGTCTCTGGGCCGCCGATCTGCTGGGCAAGACCGGCGATGCGGCTGCCGCCTATGCGATGACCGTGGTCGAAGCCGATTTTGAAGAGGCAGGCATCGAGGATGTGGTGCGCAAGCTTTCCGCCGATCTGGGCGACAAGGCCTCGGCCGATGCGATCCGCGCCAAGCTGATCGAGCTGCTGCCGATTGCCAAAGCCCAGCTGATGACGGAAATCTGATCCGCAACGGCGGCGATGTGTCCTGCAGGGCCGCCCCTTCGGGCGGCCTTTTGCTTAGGGGCTGCGCAATCCCCCCGCAGGTCGCCCACAGGCGACCCCATGACGATTAAGAATTTGCCTGATCCTGCCACCCATGGCACAGGTGGACAAAGCAAAAGGGCCGCATGTGCAGCCCGTTTCCCCGTGAGGCGATATGACCGACGCACTTTCCAAACTGCTTGCCACCCGCGACTGGGTTATGGCCGATGGCGCAACCGGCACCAATCTGTTCAACATGGGCCTGTCCTCGGGTGACGCACCGGAATTCTGGAATGTCGATGAGCCCGACAATATCCGTGCCCTCTATCGCGGCGCGGTGGATGCGGGATCGGACATCTTCTTGACCAACACCTTTGGCGGCAATGCCAGCCGGTTGAAGTTGCATGGCGCGCAGGGCCGCGTGCATGAGCTGAACCGCGTCGGCGCGGCGCTGGGGCGCGAGATTGCGGATGCGGCAGGCCGCACCGTGGTGGTGGCTGGCTCGGTTGGCCCGACGGGCGAGATCATGGCCCCAATGGGCACGCTGACCCATGAAATCGCCGTCGAGATGTTTCACGAACAGGCCGAAGGTCTGAAGGCGGGCGGGGCCGATGTGCTGTGGGTGGAGACCATCTCTGCCCCCGAGGAATTCCGCGCCGCCGCCGAAGCCGCGCGTCTGGCCGATATGCCCTGGTGCGGCACCATGAGCTTTGACACCGCCGGGCGCACGATGATGGGCGTGACCTCTGCCGATCTGGCGACGCTGGTTGAAAAGCTGCCGAACCCGCCGCTGGCCTTTGGCGCGAATTGCGGCGTCGGCTCGTCCGATCTGCTGCGCACCGTGCTCGGCTTCTTTGCCCAGGGTTCGGAGCGTCCGGTGATCGCAAAGGGCAATGCGGGCATCCCGAAATACAAGGATGGGGCCATCCACTATGATGGCACGCCGGAACTGATGGGCGATTACGCCGTGCTGGCCCGCGATGCCGGAGTGCGTATCATCGGCGGCTGCTGCGGCACCATGCCTGAACATCTGCGCGCCATGCGCCACGCGCTGGAAACCCGCCCGAAAGGCGCGCGCCCCTCGCTGGAGGATATCTCGGGTCAGTTGGGGGCGTTTTCTTCGGCCTCGGATGGCACTGGTGACGATAGCGGGGCACCGCGCCGCGAACGCCGTCGCGGGCGGTAACTCTCTGATCTGAAAACGGGGCGCGGGACAAATCTCCCGCGCCCCTTTTGGTTATTTGCGGGTGATGCGCCCGTCCACGAAGGGCGTATACGGTGCGTTTGCCGCCAGATACTCGGCCGTCACATCCGCCAGATCCGGGCCGAAGTCATAGGCATTCCTGGCGTCGACAAACATCTTGAACCCGTCGCCGCCGCCCCGGACATAGTTGTTGGACACGGCAAGATACTCTTTCGCCGGGTCCAGCGGCACGAAGGCCCCGCCCTCTTGCACCATCACGTCGGAAATCCGGCTGCCCACCGCCGCTGCAGGATCAAAGCTGTATTTCAGCCCCGCCACCTGCGCGAACCGCCCGGCGTTTTCCTCGATCTGGCTGACGCCGTTTTCCAGCGCGGCCTGCACCTGCGCGCCGGTGACGGTAAAGGTGGACAGCGTGTTCTGGAACGGCAGCACCGTCAGCACCTCGCCCATGGTCACCGGCCCCGCGTCGATCGAGGCGCGCAGGCCGCCGCCATTGGTCAGCGCGATGGTCACACCCTGATCCTTGACGCGGGCCAGCATTGCCTCGGCCACCAGCGTGCCCATCGCACATTCCTGGACCCGGCAGGTTTCGCGCGATCCGTCGATGGCATCGGTGGTTTCGGCCACCACCTTCTGCCGGATCTCTTCCAGCGGTTTGGCCAGATCCGCGATCCGTGCCACCGTTTCGGCATCTTCGGCCACGGCGGCATCCATGATCAGCGGCTCGCCCACCGCCGAGACCACTTCGCCCGCGTCGTTGAAGGTCACGTTCAACTCGCCCAGAAACTTGCCATAGGCATAGGCCGAAACGATGGCCACCTGCCCCACCATGGTCGGATAAGGGCCTTCGGCATCCTCGCCGCTGTTGGACAGATAGGTGTTGGTATGGCCGCCGACGATCACATCCACGCCGGTCGTCTCTGCGGCCACCCGCTTGTCGACGCCATAGCCGGAATGGCTCAGCACGATGATCTTGTTGACGCCTTCGGCAGTCAGCCGGTCCACCTCGGCCTGCACCGCCCCGACCGGATCGGTGAAGATGATGTTCTTGCCGGGGCTGGCCAGTTCATCGGTATCCTGCGGCGTCAGCCCGATCAGGCCAAGCTTTTCGCCGCCCCGCTCGATCACCACCGATTTCGCCAGCTTGTCCTTCAACAGCGGCTCGCCCGACACATCGGCATTGGACATCAGCACCGGAAACTGCACCGCGTCCATGAAGCCGCGCAGCACCTCTGGCCCGTCGTCGAATTCGTGGTTGCCCACGGTCATCGCATCATAGCCCAGCTTGTTCATGAACTCGGCCGACATCGCGCCCTTGTAATAGGTGTAGAATAACGTGCCCTGAAACTGGTCGCCGCCATCCACCAGAATGGAGTTGTTCGACCGCGCCCGCGCCTCGGCCAGCGCACTGACCAGCCGGGCGGTGCCGCCGAAACATTCGCCCTTGCCGCTTTCTTCGGCGGAACAGCCGCTGTCGAACTTGTTGATCGGCTCGAAGCGCGCGTGGAAATCATTGGTGTGCAGAATGGTCAGCGCATAGTCCGCCGCCGCCGCCCCGCTCAGCAAGGCAAGGGCTGCCGCCGATTGCAACAAACGTGCGATCATCTGAAAACTCCCTTTCTGGTTGATCCTGCCAGAGTGCGGCGCGCCGCCGCACCTGTCAAAGACAGGCTGGTGCCCTGTCGTAACGTCAGTGTGACCTTGCGCAATCTTCCGCCGATCCTCGCAAACCATTGACCAAAACGCTTGCACGGTGCATGGAAGCCTCATGCTGATCTATAAGATCTTCCGCCGCCCCGAATGGGATGCGTTCCGCGCCGCTGGGGAAACCGAGGGCGCCCCGATTGATGTGGCCGATGGCTACATCCATTTTTCCACCGCAGCACAGGTCACCGAAACGGCCGCGAAATGGTTCGCCACCGAAAGTGATCTGGTGCTGGTCGCCGTGCGCTCTGCCCCGCTGGGCAGCGCACTGAAATGGGAGGCGTCGCGCGGCGGGGCCTTGTTCCCGCATCTTTATCGCCGCCTGCACATGGCCGATGTGGTCTGGGACAAATCCCTGCCGCTTGGCGTCAGCGGCCATATCTTCCCCGAGGGCGTGATTTGAGCCTGACTGAATCTCTGGGCCTGTGGGCCCTGCACAAATGTGATCCCGAGCGGGCGCATGGCCTGTCGCTGGCGGCGCTGCGCGCCGGGCTGGTGCCGCTGCCGGGGGTGATCACCTCGCCGCGTCTGGCCTGCACGCTAGCCGGGATGGCGCTGCCCAACCCGGTGGGCCTTGCCGCAGGTTTTGACAAGAACGCCGTGGCGCTTGGCCCGCTGATGCGGTCGGGCTTCGGTTTTCTGGAGGTGGGGGCCGCGACGCCGCGCCCCCAGCCGGGCAATCCGCAGCCGCGGCTGTTCCGCCTGACCGAAGACCGCGCGGCGATCAACCGCTTCGGCTTCAACAACGAAGGGGCCTGTGCGATTTCGGCCCGGCTGGCGCTGCGCCCGAAAGGCCCGGTGCCGGTGGGGCTGAACCTTGGGGCCAACAAGGATTCGACCGACCGCTCTGCCGATTTTGCCGAGGTGCTGGCCACCTGCGGCCCGCATATCGACTTTGCGACGGTCAATGTCAGCTCGCCCAATACCGAAAAGCTGCGCGATCTTCAGGGTCGCGCCGCGCTGACGGCGCTGCTGTCGCGGGTGATGGAGGTGCGCGCCGGGCTGGAGCGTCCGGTGCCGGTGTTCCTGAAGATCGCGCCTGATCTGACCGAAGCCGATCTGGCGGATGTGGCCGAAGTGGCGCTTGCCTCGGGCATTTCGGGCGTCATCACCACCAACACCACACTGTCCCGCGAAGGTTTGAAATCTGCACATAAAGGCGAAATGGGCGGGCTTTCGGGTGCGCCATTGTTCGAAAAGTCCACACGCGTTCTGGCGCGTCTGTCGCAGCTGACCGATGGCAGGCTGCCGCTGATCGGGGTCGGCGGCATTTCTGACGCCGATCAGGCCTGGCAAAAGATCCGGGCCGGGGCTTCGGTTGTGCAGATCTATACCGCCATGGTCTATCAGGGCCTGTCGCTGGCCGCCCGCATCGTCGAGGGGCTGGAGGCGATTGCGGCGCGGGAAGGCTTTGCCACGGTCAGCGATGCCACCGGCACCGGCCGGGGCGACTGGCTGTAAGACGGCACATCAAGATCGGCCCTCAAGCCCTTCCAGATGTTGGAGAAAGCGTCAACGGATCTATGCCCATGCCGCGCAGGGCAGCGCCCCATTTGGTGCTATCCTGCGCGCCAAAGATCAGATCCTGCGCCGGGGTTGCGGTCAGCCAGTCATTGCGCGCGATTTCGGATTCAAGCTGCCCCGGCCCCCATCCGGCATAACCCAGCGCCAGCAGCGCATCGCGCGGCCCGGCCCCCAGCGCCAGCGCTTGCAGAATATCAAGCGTGGCGGTCATGCCATAGCCGCCCGCCACCTCCATCGTGCCGCCTTGGGCATGGTAATCGCCGGAATGCAGCACAAAGCCGCGCCCCCGCTCCACCGGCCCGCCCAGATGCACGCGGATGTCACGGCCCTGCGGCGCGCGCGGAATCTCCAGATGCTCCAGCAGGCCGGAAAAGCTCAGCTCCGTCGAGGGCTTGTTGATGATCAGCCCCATCGCCCCCTCGGGCGAATGGGCACAGATCAGAATCACGCTTTTTTCAAAGCGCGGGTCGCCCATGCCGGGCATGGAAATGAGGATCGAGCCGCCAAGGTCCATGTTGCGCTCCTTCATGGGGCAAATATGGCATGGGTCAAATATGGCGTGGCGGGCGCTGCGCCTCAAGGGCAGGCGTGCAACATCACGAAACCGCAGGCGGCGCTTCGCTTGAATGTGATTTTGCATTTCCGCCCATCTGCCTATTTTGCAGCCATGACCCGATATTTGCTTGCCCTTCTTCTGCTGCCCCTGCCCGTCACCGCGCAACCTGTGACTCAGGCCGATGTGTTACAGGCCGAACTGCGCTCCGGTTGGCGCGCGGCGGATGGCAGCCATGTGGCGGCGCTGCATCTGCAACTGGCGCCAGAGTGGAAAACCTATTGGCGCGCGCCGGGCGATGCGGGCATCCCGCCGGAGTTTGACTGGACCGGATCGGAAAATCTGGGCCAGATCACCGTGCATTGGCCGCGCCCCGATGTGTTCGATTTTCAGGGGATGCAGACGATCGGCTACAAGCAGGATGTGGTGCTGCCGCTGACCGTGACGCCGCTGGACCCGTCGCGGCCGGTGATTCTTCGCACCTCTGTGTCAATGGGCGTGTGCAAGGACATCTGCATGCCCGCCAGCCTGACCCTGTCTGCCGATCTGGCCGATCAGGGCGCGCCCGATGCGCTGATTTCGGCGGCACTCGCGGATCAGCCGAAGGTCGGCCTTGCCGCCGGGCTGACCGCGATTTCCTGTGATCTGACGCCGCTCAAGGATGGCACCCGCGTCACCGCCCGCCTGATGCTGCCGACCGAGATCGGTGCCGAAACCGTGGTGATGGAGCCGGACGCGCCAGTCTGGGTATCGGACAGCATGGTCAGCCGCGACGGCGCGGTGCTGACCGCGATTGCCGATATGGTGCCCTCGCCCGGCACCGATTTCACGCTGGATCCGGCCAGCCTGCGCCTGACCGTGCTGGCGGGCGATCAGGCGATGGAGGTCACGGGCTGTCCGCTGCGCCAAGCGTCGCGCTGATCCGGGCGGCAAGCTGCCGCGCCACCGCATCCTTGCCCATGCGCGGCCAGTGCTCTGCCCCCTCGGCGGTGATCAGCGTCACCGCATTTTCGCTGCCGCCCATGATGCCGGTGGCCGGGCTGACATCATTCGCCACGATCCAGTCACAGCCTTTGCGGGCACGTTTCGCCGTGGCATGGGCCTCGACCTGTTCGGTTTCGGCGGCAAACCCCACCACCAGCGCCGGGCGCCCCACCGCCATCCGTGATACGGTTGCCAGAATGTCGGGGTTTTCGGCAAATGACAGCGCCGGGGCCTGACCGCTGCCATCCTTCTTCATCTTCTGCCCTGCCGCATTGGCCACCCGCCAATCGGCCACAGCGGCGGCAAACACCGCCACATCGGCGGGCAGCGCGGCCTGCACCGCCACCAGCATCTGTTGCGCCGTCTCCACCCGCACCACCGTCACGCCTGCGGGCGGCGGCACGCTGGCCGGGCCGGTCACAAAGGTGACATTGGCCCCCAGATCGCGCAAGGCGATGGCCAGCGCCGTGCCCTGCGCCCCGGAGGAGCGGTTGGCGATATAACGCACCGGGTCGATCGGTTCATGCGTCGGGCCAGAGGTCACCAGCACATGCCGCCCGGCCAGCGGCCCCTGCGTCAGTGCCCCCTGCACCGCCGCCACGATCTCCAGCGGTTCGGCCATGCGGCCCGGACCGAATTCGCCGCAGGCCATATCGCCGTCATTGGGGCCGACAAACAGCACGTCATCGGCGCGCAGTTGGGCAAGGTTGCGTTGTGTCGCGGCATGGGTCCACATGCGCACATTCATCGCCGGGGCGACCAGAACGCGGGTGTCGGTCGCCAGCAACAGGGTCGAGGCCAGATCATCCGCCCGCCCCTGCGCCATCTTTGCCAGAAGATCCGCCGTCGCCGGGGCCACCACGATCAGATCCGCCACCCGGCTGAGCTGGATATGGCCCATTTCGGCCTCGGCGGTCAGATCGAACAGATCGGAATGCACCGTCTCACCGGCCAGTGCGGCCACCGACAACGGAGTGACAAATTCCGCAGCCGCCCGCGTCATCACCGGCGTCACCGAAGCGCCGCGTTCGCGCAGCCGACGGATCAGATCAAGCGCCTTGTAGGCGGCAATGCCACCACCGATGATCAACAGAATACGCTTGCCCGCCAGCATGACACCCTCTTTGCAACCTGTCACAGGTGTAAGGGCCGGACTGCGGCAACGCAACGCCCCGCCCGCATTGCGGCGGGGGCGTTACAGGAAGTGCCGCACCTCGGGGGCCTGGGTTTCCAGATTGCGGCGCAGTTTGGTAAAGGCCGCGGCCTCCAGCTGTCGCACGCGTTCTTTCGACAGGCCAAGCTCGGTGCCCAGGCTTTCCAGTGTGCGCCCCTCGCCGCGCAGTTTGCGTTCGGTCACGATATAGCGTTCGCGCGGGTTCAGCCCGGCCATCGCCTGCACCAGCCAGCCGCGCAATTGCGCACCGTCATGGCTGCCCTCGACCTGTTCCGCCGCCTGTGGTCCATCATCCTCCAGCGCGTCGATCCATTCGCGGCCCTCATCTTCGGAGGATTGCGTGGCATTGAGCGAAAAGTCAGAGCCGGACAGCCGCCCCTCCATCATCTCCACATCCGCCAGCGGCACGCCCACTTCGGTGGCAATGCGGGCGCGCAGCTGGTGCTGGTCCAGCCGCTCTCCCGCCGCCTCAGCCTCGCGCTCCAGCTTGGCCTGCACCCGGCGCATGTTGAAAAACAGCGCCTTCTGGCTGCTGGTCGATCCGGTCCGCACCATCGACCAGTTGCGCATCACATAGTCCTGGATGCTCGCCTTGATCCACCACACCGCATAGGTCGAAAAGCGCACACCGCGATCCGGGTCGAACTTGTCGGCGGCCTTCATCAACCCCAGTGACGCTTCTTGGATCAGATCGTTCATCGGTGCGCCATAACGGCGGAACTTGGCCGCCATCGAAATCGCCAGCCGCATATAGGCGGTGATCAGGCGGTGCAGCGCCACCTCGTCGCGCTGGTCGCGCCAGGCATAGGCCAGCCGCGCCTCGGTTTCCGCATCCAGCAATTCTGCCTTCATCGCTTGGCGTGACATGCGTTGATCGTTATATCCATCGAGCGCCATGAGACTCCCCATCTGCCTGTTGGCCGTCTGTCAGTCGGTGCTGTTGATCGGAATACGAGGCAAAGCCGTGGCTGGATCACTGAAAAATACCGAACGGCCAAAAGCTGACTCTTTACCACAGGTTTCAGTGGTGATCGGCGGGGCGCGTTCGGGCAAATCACGATTTGCTGAGGGCCTGCTGCGCCAGACAGCCCGCCCGCGCAGCTATATTGCCACGGCACAGGCCTGGGATGACGAGATGCGCGCCCGGATTTCGGCGCATCAAAGCGACCGGGGCGCGGATTGGCACACGCTGGAAGCGCCGCATGATCTGTGCGGGGCCTTGGCGCAGATTCCGGCAGGCCATGTTGTGCTGCTGGATTGTGCGACGCTCTGGCTGACCAACCGGATGCTGGCCGAGGCCGATCTGGAGACGGAAAGCGCCGCAATGATCGCCGCGCTGCAAAGCTGCGCCGCCCCGGTGGTGGTGGTGACGAACGAACTCGGCTGGTCCATCGTGCCGGAAAACGCGCTGGCGCGGCGTTTCCGCGATGCGCAGGGGCGGCTCAACCAGCAGCTTGCGGCAGCGGCAGGGCTGGTGGTCACCGTCATCGCGGGCCTGCCCCTTGTGCTGAAGGGCCGTCTGCCATGACCCGGCTGTGGCTGGTGCGCCATGGCCCCACCCATGCGCGCGAGATGATCGGCTGGACCGACCGCGCCGCCGACCTGTCTGACCGCGCAAAGATCGCCCGGCTTGCCGCCGCCCTGCCCGGCGGGGCGCGGCTGGTGTCTTCGGATCTCAGCCGCGCGGTACAGACCGCCGACACCCTGCCGGGCCAGCGCCTGCCCCATGACGCCCGGCTGCGCGAAATCCATTTCGGGGCCTGGGAAGGGCGGCGCTTTGCCGAAGTCGAGGCCGATACCCCCGATCTGATCCGCGCCTTCTGGGAACAGGCGGGCGACGTGGCGGCCCCCGGTGGCGAAAGCTGGAACGCCATGGCCGCGCGGGTCTGTCAGGCCGTCGACGGGCTGTTGACGGGCGGCGACCTGATCATCGTGGCGCATTTCGGGCCGATCCTTGCCCTGCTGCAACGCGCGCAAGGCGTGGATGTGCAGACGGTTTTTGCCCAGAAGATCGAGCCTTTGTCCCTTACGCAGCTGCGCTTTGATGGCACATGGCAGGTTGGTCCGATCAATCACGATCCGTGATGGATGTCCCGACAAAACGCTGTTTTGCATTCCGGCGCCCGCCCGCTAGCCTGCGGTCAAAAGGAGTGTCCCATGACCTATGACCTTGTGATCGGTGACCGTGGCTATTCCAGCTGGAGCCTGCGCGGCTGGCTGCTGCTTGATGCCTTCGGTATCCCGGTGCGCACGATTTCGGCCCGGCTTTATACCGACGAATTGCCCAATCTTCTGAAAGACTTCCACCCGGCCAGAACCGCGCCAACCCTGCGCACCCCGGATGGCGTGGTGGTGCCCGAAAGCCTTGCCATTGCCGAGGAGCTCGCCTCGCGCCACCCCGAGGCCGAGATCTGGCCGACCGATCCGAAAGCCCGCGCGATTGCCCGTGTTCTGGCGGCAGAAATGCACGCAGGCTTTGGCGCGCTGCGCAGCTATTGCCCGATGAACCTGCGCGTCAGCTATACCGACTGCAGCCCGCCGCCCGAGGTTCTGGCCGATCTGGACCGGCTGCAAGTGATCTGGGATTGGGCGCGGGCGCAAACCGGGGCCGAGGGTGACTGGCTTTGCGGTGCCTATTCGGCGGCGGATGTGTTCTTTGCTCCGGTTGCGGCCCGGATTGCAGGCTACAACCTGCCGGTGGGGGCCGCCGCACAGGCCTATGTTGCCGCACATCTGGCGCACCCGTCCTTCCGGCGCTGGCGGGCGATGGGTCTGGTGGATGGTGCCGATCAGGAGTTTTACCGCCGCGACTATCCGCAACGCCCCTGGCCCGGCCCTGCCCCCTTGCCCGCCCGGGCCGTTGACGGCAGCGCCACAGAAAACGCCGCCTGCCCCTATTCCGGCAAACCCGTCACGCATGTGCTGGAACTGGCAGGCCGCCGCTTTGGCTTTTGCAACGCCTTTTGCCGCGACAAGACCGCGGCAGACCCCGAGGCCTGGCCGAAATTCCGCGCGCTTTTGGCGTAAGCCTTTACCAATCATAAACCATTCCCCTGCTACCCCGTTAACAATGATAAACGGGGGCGGGGATGGTCGCGCGGGCCTATACGGTGGCGTTTGAAGGGATCGAGGCCCGTCTGGTCGAGGTGCAATGCGCCGTCGCGGCGGGCCTTCCGGCCTTTGCCGTTGTGGGCCTGCCCGACAAGGCGGTGTCCGAGGCGAAAGAGCGGGTGCGCGCGGCGCTTGCCGCCATGTCGATCGCCCTGCCCTCCAAACGTATCACGGTGAATCTTTCCCCTGCGGATCTGCCGAAAGAGGGATCCCATTTCGATCTGCCGATCGCGCTGGCCTTGCTGGCGGCCTTGGAGATTATCCCGAAAGACGAGGTGGAGGCGACGGTGGCCCTGGGCGAGCTGTCGCTTGACGGGCGGCTGATGCCGGTCATCGGCGCGCTGCCCGCCGCGATGGCCGCCGCCGAGGCGGACCGGGCGCTGCTCTGCCCCAAGGCCTGCGGGGCCGAAGCGGCCTGGGTCGGGGCCACGCAGGTGCTGGCCGCCGCCTCGCTGGATCAGGTGGTGCGCCACTACACCGGGCAGGCCCCGATCACCCCCGCCGAGGCGGGCGAAGTGACCCGCGCGCGCCTGACCAAAGACCTGCGCGAGGTGAAGGGGCAGGAACGGGCAAAACGCGCGTTGGAGATTGCCGCTGCTGGCAGGCACCATCTGTTCCTGGTGGGCACGCCCGGTTCGGGCAAATCCATGCTGGCGGCGCGGCTGCCCGGCATCCTGCCGCCGCTTTCGGCGGCAGAAGCTCTTGAAACCTCGATGATCCATTCGCTCGCGGGTCTGCTGTCCGAAGGCGGCATCTCACGCGACAGGCCCTTCCGCGAACCGCATCACACCGCCTCGATGGCGGCGATTGTCGGGGGCGGTCGCGGCGCGAAACCGGGCGAGATCAGCCTGGCCCATCATGGCGTGCTGTTTATGGATGAATTCCCAGAATTTCCCCGCGCCGTGCTGGAAACCCTGCGCCAACCGATTGAAACCGGCGATGTGGTGGTGGCGCGTGCCAATGCGCATGTGCGCTATCCTTGCCGGTTTTTGCTGGTGGCAGCCGCAAACCCCTGCAAATGCGGCTATATGACCGATCCGGCCCGCGCCTGCGCCAAGGTGCCCATCTGTGGCGAGGATTATCTCAGCCGGATTTCCGGCCCGCTGATGGACAGGTTCGACCTGCGGGTGGATGTGCCGCCCGTTGCCTATACCGACCTCGATCTCCCGCCCTCCGGCGACAGGTCGGCCACGGTGGCGGCGCGGGTGATCGCGGCCCGCGCGGTGCAGACGCAGCGCTTTGCCGCCCATCCCGGCCTGCGGGTGAATGCCGATGCTGAAGGCGCCATTCTGGACGAGATCGCCAGCCCCGATGCCGAAGGGCGCGCGCTGATTTCCCGCGTGGCCGACCGCTTTGGCCTGTCGGCGCGCGGCTATCACCGGGTCTTGCGGGTGGCCCGCACCATCGCCGATCTGGCCGGATCCGCCGAGGTGCGCAGCCCGCATATTGCCGAAGCGGTCAGCTTCCGTATCAACCTGGGCCAGCGCGCCTAGGCGCGCTTGGCTTCGATCACCTCCCAGATCCGGGCGGCAGTATTGGTGCCGTCAAACCGCTCCAGCTCCTGAATCCCGGTGGGCGAGGTGACGTTGATCTCGGTCAGGTAATCACCGATCACATCAATGCCGACAAAGATCTGGCCCTTTTCCTTCAGGACAGGCCCGATGGTGGCACAGATCTCCAGATCGCGCTCGGTCAGCCCGATCTTTTCTGGCCGCCCGCCCACATGCATGTTGGACCGGGTCTCACCCGCCTGTGGCACGCGATTGATCGCGCCGACCGCTTCACCATCCACCAGAATCACCCGCTTGTCGCCCTTGGCCACATCCGGCAGGAATTTCTGCACAATCAGCGGCTCACGGCTCATCGAGGTGAACAGCTCATGCAGAGATGACAGGTTGCGGTCATTCGGATCCAGCCGGAACACCCCAGCCCCCCCATTGCCATAGAGCGGCTTGAGGATGATGTCGCCATGCCGCGCCTTGAAGTCGCGGATGGTCTGCAAATCGCGCGCAATCGCCGTGGGCGGAATCAGCTGCGGGAAGCGCAGCACCAACAGCTTTTCAGGGCTGTTGCGCACCCAGAACGGATCATTCACCACCAGAACCTTCGGGTGAATCATCTCCAGAAGATGCGTCGTGGTGATATACCCCATGTCGAAGGGCGGATCCTGACGCAACCAGATCACATCGAAATCACCCAGATCCACCTCGACCTCGGCACCATAGCTGACGTGATTGCCCTGCTCGCGCCGCACTTCGATGGGCCAGCCCCGCGCAATCACCCGCCCTTCGACGAAGGCCAGACGGTCGGGTGTGTAAAAGAACAGCTCATGCCCCCGCGCCTGCGCTTCAAGCGCAATGCGGAACGTGCTGTCGGCATTGATATTCACGGCCCCGATCGGGTCCATCTGCAAGGCAACCTTGAGGCGCATCGGAAATCCTCCTGCTATGCTCCCTCAATGCCC
Encoded here:
- a CDS encoding phosphoribosylaminoimidazolesuccinocarboxamide synthase, yielding MARRKKVYEGKAKILYEGPEPGTLIQYFKDDGSTSVTPPQAAVEGKGVLNNRLSEFFMAGLNAIGVPTHFIRRINMREQLVRMAEIIPVEVVVRNFAAGGITERLGIPEGTPLPRPIVEYYYKDDKLGNPLVAEEHIIAFGWANQQDLDDMVALALRVNDFLSGVMMGVGIRLVDFRIEVGRIWEGDFMRLIVADEISPDSCRLWDMRGLEAPDREGLVREPGPLADVYTELARRLGVLPSNVTHTTKPTLIN
- a CDS encoding DUF1476 domain-containing protein: MTSFDDREKAFESKFAHDAEMQFRAEARRNKLAGLWAADLLGKTGDAAAAYAMTVVEADFEEAGIEDVVRKLSADLGDKASADAIRAKLIELLPIAKAQLMTEI
- the bmt gene encoding betaine--homocysteine S-methyltransferase — translated: MTDALSKLLATRDWVMADGATGTNLFNMGLSSGDAPEFWNVDEPDNIRALYRGAVDAGSDIFLTNTFGGNASRLKLHGAQGRVHELNRVGAALGREIADAAGRTVVVAGSVGPTGEIMAPMGTLTHEIAVEMFHEQAEGLKAGGADVLWVETISAPEEFRAAAEAARLADMPWCGTMSFDTAGRTMMGVTSADLATLVEKLPNPPLAFGANCGVGSSDLLRTVLGFFAQGSERPVIAKGNAGIPKYKDGAIHYDGTPELMGDYAVLARDAGVRIIGGCCGTMPEHLRAMRHALETRPKGARPSLEDISGQLGAFSSASDGTGDDSGAPRRERRRGR
- a CDS encoding bifunctional metallophosphatase/5'-nucleotidase, with the translated sequence MIARLLQSAAALALLSGAAAADYALTILHTNDFHARFEPINKFDSGCSAEESGKGECFGGTARLVSALAEARARSNNSILVDGGDQFQGTLFYTYYKGAMSAEFMNKLGYDAMTVGNHEFDDGPEVLRGFMDAVQFPVLMSNADVSGEPLLKDKLAKSVVIERGGEKLGLIGLTPQDTDELASPGKNIIFTDPVGAVQAEVDRLTAEGVNKIIVLSHSGYGVDKRVAAETTGVDVIVGGHTNTYLSNSGEDAEGPYPTMVGQVAIVSAYAYGKFLGELNVTFNDAGEVVSAVGEPLIMDAAVAEDAETVARIADLAKPLEEIRQKVVAETTDAIDGSRETCRVQECAMGTLVAEAMLARVKDQGVTIALTNGGGLRASIDAGPVTMGEVLTVLPFQNTLSTFTVTGAQVQAALENGVSQIEENAGRFAQVAGLKYSFDPAAAVGSRISDVMVQEGGAFVPLDPAKEYLAVSNNYVRGGGDGFKMFVDARNAYDFGPDLADVTAEYLAANAPYTPFVDGRITRK
- a CDS encoding DUF952 domain-containing protein; translated protein: MLIYKIFRRPEWDAFRAAGETEGAPIDVADGYIHFSTAAQVTETAAKWFATESDLVLVAVRSAPLGSALKWEASRGGALFPHLYRRLHMADVVWDKSLPLGVSGHIFPEGVI
- a CDS encoding quinone-dependent dihydroorotate dehydrogenase, with translation MSLTESLGLWALHKCDPERAHGLSLAALRAGLVPLPGVITSPRLACTLAGMALPNPVGLAAGFDKNAVALGPLMRSGFGFLEVGAATPRPQPGNPQPRLFRLTEDRAAINRFGFNNEGACAISARLALRPKGPVPVGLNLGANKDSTDRSADFAEVLATCGPHIDFATVNVSSPNTEKLRDLQGRAALTALLSRVMEVRAGLERPVPVFLKIAPDLTEADLADVAEVALASGISGVITTNTTLSREGLKSAHKGEMGGLSGAPLFEKSTRVLARLSQLTDGRLPLIGVGGISDADQAWQKIRAGASVVQIYTAMVYQGLSLAARIVEGLEAIAAREGFATVSDATGTGRGDWL
- a CDS encoding YqgE/AlgH family protein; the protein is MDLGGSILISMPGMGDPRFEKSVILICAHSPEGAMGLIINKPSTELSFSGLLEHLEIPRAPQGRDIRVHLGGPVERGRGFVLHSGDYHAQGGTMEVAGGYGMTATLDILQALALGAGPRDALLALGYAGWGPGQLESEIARNDWLTATPAQDLIFGAQDSTKWGAALRGMGIDPLTLSPTSGRA